Within the Terriglobia bacterium genome, the region GTTCTCTGCCTTGCGCTCGCTGGGTTGCCGGGGGTCCGGGGGTGGAACCCCCGGATGCCCACGATGATCCGAGTCGCTGGGTGTATCCTCAAGCGCATGTCGGGAACGGACGATTCGACTGGCCCGCGCCCGGAGGAGCGGGTCCTTCGGGAGCCCCTCGAGGGGACGTCGAAACGCCGCGAGCGCATCGAGACGACGTCCGGGATCCCGATCGAGCCGGTGTACACCGCGACGCACACCGCCTCGCTCGACCCGGCGCGCGACCTCTCGCTCCCGGGCGAGTACCCCTTCACGCGCGGCGCGTACCCCACCATGTACCGCGGCCGCCTCTGGACCATGCGGCAGTACGCCGGGTTCGGAACCGCGGCGGAGACCAACCGGCGCTTCCGGTACCTCCTCCACCAGGGGCAGACCGGCCTGTCGATCGCCTTCGACCTCCCGACCCAAATGGGGTACGACTCCGACCATCCGCTCGCGGCCGGCGAGGTCGGCAAGGTCGGCGTGGCGATCTCGACCCTCGACGACATGGAGGAGCTGCTGGACGGGATCCCCCTCGACCGCGTCTCGACGTCGATGACGATCAACGCGACGGCGGCGGTCCTCCTGGCGCTCTACGTGGCGGTGGCGAGGCGACGGGGGATCGAGGCCGGCCGCCTCCAGGGAACGGTGCAGAACGACCTCCTGAAGGAGTACGTCGCGCGCGGCACGTACATCTTCCCGCCCGCCGCGTCGCTCCGGATCACCACCGACCTCTTCGCCTGGTGCCGCGAGAACGTCCCGCGCTGGAACACGATCTCGATCTCGGGCTACCACATGCGCGAGGCGGGCTCGACGGCGGTGCAGGAGGTGGCGTTCACCCTGGCGAACGCGCTCGCGTACTGCGAGGCGGCGATCGCGCGCGGCCTGCGGTTCGAGGAGTTCGCGCCGCGGCTCTCCTTCTTCTTCAACGGCCACTCGAGCTTCTTCGAGGAGGTCGCGAAGTTCCGCGCGGCGCGGCGCCTTTGGGCGCGCCTCGTCCGCGAGCGGTTCGGGGTGAGGGACGAGGAGCTGTGCAAGCTGAGGTTCCACACGCAGACCGCGGGCTCGACCCTGACCGCGCAGCAGCCCGAGGTGAACGTGGTGCGCACCGCCCTCGAGGCGCTCGCCGCGGTTCTCGGAGGCACGCAGTCGCTCCACACGAATTCGATGGACGAGGCGCTCGGCCTTCCCACCGAGCGATCGGCGCTCCTGGCGCTCCGGACCCAGCAGGTGATCGCCCACGAGACGGGGGTCGCGGACACCGCGGACCCCCTGGCCGGATCGTACTTCGTCGAGACCCTCACCGACGCGGTAGAGCGCGGGGCGCGCGAGTACCTCGACCGCATCGACGCCTTGGGAGGCGCCGTGCGCGCCATCGAGATGGGGTTCCAGCAGCGGGAGATCCACGAGGCCGCCTACCGGTGGCAGAAGCGCGTCGAGTCGGGCGA harbors:
- a CDS encoding methylmalonyl-CoA mutase, encoding MSGTDDSTGPRPEERVLREPLEGTSKRRERIETTSGIPIEPVYTATHTASLDPARDLSLPGEYPFTRGAYPTMYRGRLWTMRQYAGFGTAAETNRRFRYLLHQGQTGLSIAFDLPTQMGYDSDHPLAAGEVGKVGVAISTLDDMEELLDGIPLDRVSTSMTINATAAVLLALYVAVARRRGIEAGRLQGTVQNDLLKEYVARGTYIFPPAASLRITTDLFAWCRENVPRWNTISISGYHMREAGSTAVQEVAFTLANALAYCEAAIARGLRFEEFAPRLSFFFNGHSSFFEEVAKFRAARRLWARLVRERFGVRDEELCKLRFHTQTAGSTLTAQQPEVNVVRTALEALAAVLGGTQSLHTNSMDEALGLPTERSALLALRTQQVIAHETGVADTADPLAGSYFVETLTDAVERGAREYLDRIDALGGAVRAIEMGFQQREIHEAAYRWQKRVESGDVVVVGVNRFAEGEAARPPVLRVDETLRRERAERLGALRARRDAASAAEALLGVESAAGSGANLLPPILGAVERLATLGEISDRLRAVLGTHRDAFTF